One genomic region from Carettochelys insculpta isolate YL-2023 chromosome 4, ASM3395843v1, whole genome shotgun sequence encodes:
- the C4H2orf81 gene encoding uncharacterized protein C2orf81 homolog isoform X1: MTSRDRVPLSKSRAEKLRPPTVPIPQVDIVPGRLSESEWISLVNTEEGEDGVEDILAWMLDQVMEECHKVYLARQCIPFTISQARDAMLQIAEWRFLVRDEGEATVEEDATWQEEEEPMACVTDSWAQGSVPVIRSSLTLFPQVSLDELPDGTLSHEEMWSYPGTPEAPASSLSVQPLEKKGVKLAKSFRAQHLFPRPAPPPRPKTRKAHKPYPGSLCSAGLKSNTRHLEQTEKKLLPKQLSQTLPEELPQEDLGNLPQLLPLSCSNLLKIQVGRPPNIKGVMYDEFGTAIAMPKLDPARLPKHWIKPQVEVLSLDVEAKQQEVLKTLYGRGRRSTKSHSCAAQGPGLGALISTKLLQDTGPKLGGELAQAFCQSHPDKGTQHLPSTVRSLESSSHLHWKPSSLVDSMEPAPGVAIQDSSRVMHGSCHGALHQEGGGGLFQRSLGPIRPRLPLPAVAVEQLICDHTPQVHPVALLTSSMTSGPQCL, translated from the exons ATGACGTCCCGGGACCGGGTACCTCTCTCCAAGTCACGGGCAGAGAAGTTGCGCCCCCCCACAGTACCCATCCCTCAAGTGGATATTGTCCCTGGGCGCCTCTCTGAATCAGAATGGATCTCCCTGGTCAACACAGAGGAAGGAGAGGATGGAGTGGAGGATATCCTGGCCTGGATGCTAGACCAGGTGATGGAAGAATGTCATAAAGTGTACCTGGCTCGACAG TGCATCCCATTCACCATCAGCCAGGCCCGGGACGCTATGCTGCAGATTGCTGAATGGCGCTTCCTGGTACGGGATGAGGGGGAGGCCACCGTGGAGGAAGACGCCActtggcaggaggaggaagagccaaTGGCCTGTGTGACAGACTCATGGGCACAGGGCTCAGTCCCCGTCATCCGAAGCAGTCTGACCCTGTTCCCACAG GTGTCTTTGGACGAACTCCCTGATGGAACACTTTCCCATGAGGAGATGTGGTCCTACCCAGGAACCCCTGAGGCACCAGCGAGCTCCCTCTCGGTGCAGCCTCTGGAGAAGAAGGGAGTCAAGCTGGCAAAGTCATTCAGGGCACAGCATCTGTTTCCccggccagccccgccccccaggcccaAGACTAGAAAAGCACACAAGCCCTATCCAGGGTCCCTGTGTTCCGCTGGCCTGAAGAGCAACACCAGGCACCTAGAGCAGACTGAGAAGAAGCTGCTCCCGAAGcagctctcccagaccctgccggAGGAATTGCCACAGGAGGATCTTGGCAAccttccccagctcctgcccttgtccTGCAGCAACCTGCTGAAGATCCAGGTTGGCAGGCCCCCCAACATCAAGGGGGTGATGTACGATGAGTTTGGCACAGCCATCGCCATGCCCAAGCTGGACCCAGCCCGTCTCCCTAAGCACTGGATCAAGCCACAGGTGGAGGTGCTGAGCCTTGATGTTGAGGCCAAGCAGCAGGAAGTTCTCAAAACCCTCTACGGGCGTGGCCGGAGAAGTACGAAGTCCCACAGCTGTGCAGCCCAAGGGCCAGGTTTGGGAGCGCTCATTAGCACTAAGCTGCTCCAGGACACAGGGCCCAagctgggtggtgagctggcccAGGCTTTCTGTCAGAGTCACCCTGACAAGGGAACACAGCATTTGCCTTCCACAGTGAGGAGCCTTGAATCCAGCAGCCATCTCCACTGGAAACCCAGCAGCCTGGTGGACTCCATGGAGCCAGCCCCAGGAGTGGCAATCCAGGACAGCAGCAGAGTGATGCATGGGTCCTGCCATGGTGCTCTGcaccaggagggagggggagggctcttCCAAAGAAGTCTCGGGCCCATCCGCCCTAGATTGCCACTGCCTGCAGTCGCTGTGGAGCAGCTCATCTGTGATCATACGCCTCAGGTGCACCCGGTGGCTCTGCTCACATCCTCCATGACTTCAGGGCCACAGTGCTTGTAA
- the C4H2orf81 gene encoding uncharacterized protein C2orf81 homolog isoform X2 → MWCIPFTISQARDAMLQIAEWRFLVRDEGEATVEEDATWQEEEEPMACVTDSWAQGSVPVIRSSLTLFPQVSLDELPDGTLSHEEMWSYPGTPEAPASSLSVQPLEKKGVKLAKSFRAQHLFPRPAPPPRPKTRKAHKPYPGSLCSAGLKSNTRHLEQTEKKLLPKQLSQTLPEELPQEDLGNLPQLLPLSCSNLLKIQVGRPPNIKGVMYDEFGTAIAMPKLDPARLPKHWIKPQVEVLSLDVEAKQQEVLKTLYGRGRRSTKSHSCAAQGPGLGALISTKLLQDTGPKLGGELAQAFCQSHPDKGTQHLPSTVRSLESSSHLHWKPSSLVDSMEPAPGVAIQDSSRVMHGSCHGALHQEGGGGLFQRSLGPIRPRLPLPAVAVEQLICDHTPQVHPVALLTSSMTSGPQCL, encoded by the exons atgtgg TGCATCCCATTCACCATCAGCCAGGCCCGGGACGCTATGCTGCAGATTGCTGAATGGCGCTTCCTGGTACGGGATGAGGGGGAGGCCACCGTGGAGGAAGACGCCActtggcaggaggaggaagagccaaTGGCCTGTGTGACAGACTCATGGGCACAGGGCTCAGTCCCCGTCATCCGAAGCAGTCTGACCCTGTTCCCACAG GTGTCTTTGGACGAACTCCCTGATGGAACACTTTCCCATGAGGAGATGTGGTCCTACCCAGGAACCCCTGAGGCACCAGCGAGCTCCCTCTCGGTGCAGCCTCTGGAGAAGAAGGGAGTCAAGCTGGCAAAGTCATTCAGGGCACAGCATCTGTTTCCccggccagccccgccccccaggcccaAGACTAGAAAAGCACACAAGCCCTATCCAGGGTCCCTGTGTTCCGCTGGCCTGAAGAGCAACACCAGGCACCTAGAGCAGACTGAGAAGAAGCTGCTCCCGAAGcagctctcccagaccctgccggAGGAATTGCCACAGGAGGATCTTGGCAAccttccccagctcctgcccttgtccTGCAGCAACCTGCTGAAGATCCAGGTTGGCAGGCCCCCCAACATCAAGGGGGTGATGTACGATGAGTTTGGCACAGCCATCGCCATGCCCAAGCTGGACCCAGCCCGTCTCCCTAAGCACTGGATCAAGCCACAGGTGGAGGTGCTGAGCCTTGATGTTGAGGCCAAGCAGCAGGAAGTTCTCAAAACCCTCTACGGGCGTGGCCGGAGAAGTACGAAGTCCCACAGCTGTGCAGCCCAAGGGCCAGGTTTGGGAGCGCTCATTAGCACTAAGCTGCTCCAGGACACAGGGCCCAagctgggtggtgagctggcccAGGCTTTCTGTCAGAGTCACCCTGACAAGGGAACACAGCATTTGCCTTCCACAGTGAGGAGCCTTGAATCCAGCAGCCATCTCCACTGGAAACCCAGCAGCCTGGTGGACTCCATGGAGCCAGCCCCAGGAGTGGCAATCCAGGACAGCAGCAGAGTGATGCATGGGTCCTGCCATGGTGCTCTGcaccaggagggagggggagggctcttCCAAAGAAGTCTCGGGCCCATCCGCCCTAGATTGCCACTGCCTGCAGTCGCTGTGGAGCAGCTCATCTGTGATCATACGCCTCAGGTGCACCCGGTGGCTCTGCTCACATCCTCCATGACTTCAGGGCCACAGTGCTTGTAA